In 'Nostoc azollae' 0708, the following are encoded in one genomic region:
- a CDS encoding response regulator transcription factor — MSTVLIVEDSIAQREMITDLLKASGLTVTHAGDGVEALEAIQSTPPDLVVLDIVMPRMNGYELCRRLKSDPKTQNVPVVMCSSKGEEFDRYWGMKQGADAYIAKPFQPTELVGTVKQLLRG; from the coding sequence ATGAGTACAGTTCTGATTGTTGAAGACAGTATCGCCCAAAGGGAGATGATTACAGACCTCCTTAAAGCTAGTGGTCTAACTGTTACCCATGCTGGGGATGGAGTAGAAGCTTTAGAAGCAATTCAAAGCACACCTCCCGATTTAGTAGTTTTAGATATTGTCATGCCCCGGATGAACGGCTACGAACTTTGTCGGCGTTTAAAGTCCGATCCCAAGACCCAAAATGTCCCTGTCGTCATGTGTTCATCCAAAGGTGAAGAATTTGATCGCTATTGGGGTATGAAACAGGGAGCCGACGCTTACATAGCCAAACCGTTTCAACCAACTGAATTGGTAGGAACAGTCAAACAACTGCTGCGAGGATAA